Proteins from one Triticum aestivum cultivar Chinese Spring chromosome 7A, IWGSC CS RefSeq v2.1, whole genome shotgun sequence genomic window:
- the LOC123153336 gene encoding uncharacterized protein, protein MAGEENEYDVEGNGHLNQPVTRFHFNALRDHLRREFRNSLDPIEEKQDKLSRDLQQLMGNVDEQLTQNMAAMRTGIVVDIVRELRQNREDASVHGEEQNVTDGEGAASNAQARRNRAPAPHAMRPPGPGRGNDHGNGRGHHEAAAGRGLRGGHRRANLHHEGSGDEFDEDEEGMHQNDRFHHRRNYGRGRQEEERFGKLKFTMPKFDGGSDPESYLTWELKVDKIFRMHNYSEEKKLAMASLEFEDYALIWWEQVQIQREEEGEPAVATWTEMKREMRARFVPRHYRRDIFDKLQNLRQGKLSVEEYHKEMEKAMIRANIHEDEEQSMARFLYGLNPNVKRVVDLQPYRNVVELVHLASKAERQLQEDSKQNRTTSFTARATSSGSKFIPQFNVGRGIMTSSGGGNQPHARAATSRNDASNSKEKSKFAAPSSSSIGSTGKTSEIECFTCKGRGHMKKDCPNKRTMLITENGEYESCSEPEEETEDGDGSDGDEQTYCDYEQGASLVVTKVLSVQIKEAENGQRHNLFQTRAKVQDKVCKVIVDGGSCHNLASKEMCDKLGLKLLQHPHPYHIQWLSECGEIKITHMVQVQFKIGDYNDTVECDVVPMKVCHLLLGRPWQYDHSAQHCGRTNQYTIKWRGKDLVLRPMTPQQIMAEHLQKVSEVKIVKNLVMLATKSELRDVRLNPNQVVVVLVYKDALLSANDLTCLPSAVCDVLQEFEDVFPEEVPAGLPPLRGIEHQIDLIPGASLPNRPPYRTNPEETKEIQRQKDDTWRLVMDCRPINIITIRYRHPIPRLDDMLDELSGSTVFSKIDLRSGYHQIRMKEGDEWKTAFKTKFGLYEWLVMPFGLTNAPSTFMRLMNHVLRAYIGKFVVVYFDDILIYSRSIEEHIEHLKQVLNVLRTEKLYANVEKCSFCTNKVVFLGYVVSGQGIEVDESKVEAIKNWPTPMNVSQVRSFHGLAGFYRRFVKDFSTIAAPLNELTKKGIPFKWGAPQEEAFLELKKQLTEAPLLILPDFTKTFEIECDASGIGVGGVLMQERKPIAYFSEKLSGAQLNYSVYDKELYALVRVLETWQHYLWPKEFIVHSDHEALKHLKGQAKLNRRHAKWVEFIETSPYVGKYKKGRENMVADALSRRHVLLTQLEVKVPGLESLKELYCTDHIFSEPYEKCKDGKGWDKYHVHDGFLFRANKLCVPDSSVRPLLLQESHAGGLMGHFGREKTYELLADHFYCPKMRKDVERFVQRCIICHKAKSKLNSHGLYTPLPVPNAPWEDISMDFVLGLPRTKRGRDSVFVVFAYNRAVHSTTNMYPFEVVYGFKPLAPIDLLPLPLQERCNMQASKRAAYVKKIHEKTREEIERKSKYYAAKANKNRKKVTFEPEDLVWIHLRKDRFPEKRKSKLIPHGDGPFKVLAKINDNAYKIELPEDYAVQCRGQPTTFGT, encoded by the exons ATGGCAGGTGAAGAAAACGAGTATGATGTTGAAGGAAATGGGCATCTCAATCAGCCCGTCACACGGTTTCACTTCAATGCATTACGTGATCATCTACGCCGAGAGTTCAGAAATAGCCTTGACCCAATTGAAGAGAAGCAAGACAAGTTGTCGAGAGATTTGCAGCAACTTATGGGTAATGTTGATGAGCAACTCACTCAGAACATGGCAGCCATGAGGACTGGTATTGTTGTTGATATTGTGCGAGAGCTTCGTCAGAACCGAGAAGATGCAAGTGTCCATGGTGAAGAACAAAATGTAACTGATGGGGAAGGTGCTGCCTCCAATGCACAAGCTAGAAGAAACCGTGCTCCTGCTCCCCATGCCATGAGACCTCCCGGTCCCGGACGTGGAAATGATCATGGTAATGGACGTGGTCATCATGAAGCTGCTGCTGGTCGTGGTCTTAGAGGAGGCCACCGAAGAGCAAATCTGCACCATGAAGGTAGTGGAGATGAgtttgatgaagatgaagaaggcaTGCACCAGAATGACAGATTTCATCATCGTAGAAACTATGGTCGTGGACGGCAGGAGGAGGAGAGGTTTGGAAAGCTGAAATTTACCATGCCCAAGTTTGATGGTGGATCTGATCCAGAAAGTTATCTCACATGggaattgaaggttgacaagattttCCGCATGCACAACTACTCTGAAGAGAAGAAATTAGCAATGGCCTCACTTGAATTTGAAGACTATGCTCTAATTTGGTGGGAGCAAGTTCAGATtcagcgagaagaagaaggagagcctGCTGTTGCTACATGGACAGAAATGAAAAGAGAGATGAGGGCAAGATTTGTCCCAAGGCATTATAGACGTGACATCTTTGATAAGCTCCAGAATTTGAGGCAAGGAAAGTTATCAGTTGAGGAGTATCATAAGGAGATGGAGaaggcaatgataagagccaacatACATGAAGATGAGGAGCAGTCCATGGCAAGGTTCCTCTATGGGCTGAATCCTAATGTTAAACGAGTGGTTGATTTGCAGCCATATCGTAATGTAGTAGAGCTGGTACATCTTGCTTCTAAGGCTGAACGTCAATTGCAAGAAGACTCGAAGCAAAACAGAACTACGTCCTTCACAGCTCGAGCTACATCAAGTGGGAGTAAGTTTATACCTCAATTCAACGTTGGTCGAGGTATTATGACTAGTTCTGGTGGTGGAAATCAGCCCCATGCACGTGCAGCCACGAGCAGAAATGATGCATCAAATTCGAAGGAGAAGAGCAAATTTGCAGCTCCTAGTTCATCCTCCATTGGCTCCACGGGGAAAACTAGTGAGATAGAGTGCTTTACATGTAAGGGACGTGGCCACATGAAGAAGGATTGTCCCAACAAGCGTACCATGCTGATCACCGAGAATGGAGAATATGAGTCTTGTAGTGAACCTGAAGAAGAAACTGAAGATGGTGATGGTTCAGATGGTGATGAGCAAACCTATTGTGATTATGAGCAAGGTGCCTCTCTTGTTGTCACTaaagttttgagtgtgcagatcaaagAAGCTGAGAATGGACAACGACACAATCTGTTTCAAACAAGAGCCAAAGTGCAAGACAAGGTATGCAAGGTAATTGTTGATGGTGGGAGTTGTCACAATCTTGCAAGCAAAGAAATGTGTGATAAGCTTGGGCTGAAGCTGCTACAACACCCTCATCCATATCATATACAATGGTTGAGTGAATGTGGAGAGATTAAGATCACACACATGGTACAGGTGCAATTCAAGATTGGAGATTATAATGACACCGTTGAGTGTGATGTGGTGCCAATGAAGGTGTGTCACTTGCTGTTGGGCAGACCGTGGCAATATGATCATTCAGCTCAACATTGTGGCAGAACCAATCAATACACCATCAAGTGGAGAGGAAAAGACTTGGTGCTTAGACCCATGACACCCCAACAAATCATGGCTGAGCACTTGCAGAAAGTTTCTGAAGTAAAAATAGTGA agaacttagTAATGTTAGCCACCAAATCAGAACTGAGAGATGTGAGGCTCAACCCAAATCAAGTGGTCGTTGTACTTGTGTACAAAGATGCTTTGCTTTCAGCTAACGACTTAACATGTCTCCCTAGTGCTGTTTGTGATGTCTTGCAGGAATTCGAGGATGTTTTTCCGGAGGAAGTACCCGCTGGTCTACCTCCCTTGCGTGGCATAGAACATCAGATTGACCTCATTCCAGGAGCATCACTTCCGAATCGACCTCCCTACCGCACCAATCCTGAAGAAACAAAGGAGATACAAAGGCAG AAAGATGACACATGGCGATTGGTAATGGATTGTAGGCCTATCAATATTATAACTATTaggtatcgtcatcctattcctaggttagatgatatgcttgatgaattgagtggctctactgttttctctaaaattgatttgaggagtggataccatcagattaggaTGAAAgaaggagatgaatggaaaactgctttcaaaacaaaatttgggttgtatgagtggttagtcatgccttttggattaactaatgcaccaAGTACATTCATGAGATTGATGAACCATGTTTTGAGAGCTTACATTGGAAAATTTGTTGTTGTGTACTTTGATGACATCCTAATCTATAGCAGATCCATTGAGGAACATATTGAACATCTAAAACAAGTGCTGAATGTGCTAAGGACAGAAAAACTATATGCTAACGTTGAGAAGTGCTCCTTTTGCACAAACAAGGTTGTTTTTCTTGGCTATGTCGTTTCAGGACAGGGAATTGAAGTGGATGAATCTAAGGTGGAAGCAATCAAGAATTGGCCAACTCCAATGAATGTAAGCCAGGTGAGAAGTTTTCAtggccttgctggtttctaccggaggtttgtgaaagattttagtacAATTGCTGCACCTTTGAATGAATTGACAAAGAAAGGAATTCCCTTTAAATGGGgtgcaccacaagaagaagcatttCTTGAGCTTAAGAAACAATTAACTGAAGCACCTTTGCTGATTCTACCTGATTTCACTAAAACTTTTGAGatagaatgtgatgctagtggaataggtgttggaggtgtgttaatgcaagaacgAAAACCaatagcatattttagtgagaagctGAGTGGTGCACAACTGAATTATTCTGTTTATGATAAGGAGTTGTATGCCTTGGTTAGAGTGCTTGAAACTTGGCAACACTACTTATGGCCTAAAGAGTTTATTGTACATTCTGATCATGAGGCCTTGAAACATTTGAAAggccaagctaaactgaatcgtaggcaTGCTAAATGGGTAGAATTCATTGAAACTTCCCCATATGTTGGGAAGTATAAGAAAGGAAGGGAAAACATGGTTGCTGATGCTTTGTCCCGTAGGCATGTTCTTTTGACACAATTAGAAGTGAAGGTACCAGGACTTGAGAGCTTAAAAGAACTGTATTGCACTGATCATATATTTTCAGAACCATATGAAAAATGTAAAGATGGGAAAGGATGGGATAAATACCATGTGCATGATGGGTTCCTTTTTAGGGCTAACAAGTTGTGTGTTCCAGATTCGTCGGTTAGGCCTTTGTTGTTGCAGGAATCACAtgcaggaggattaatgggacactttggtcgtGAGAAAACTTATGAGCTGTTGGCCGATCACTTTTATTGCCCAAAGATGAGGAAGGACGTTGAGAGATTTGTGCAGCGATGCATCATATgccacaaagctaagtctaaactGAACTCCCATGGtttatatactcccctacctgttCCAAATGCtccttgggaagatattagcatggattttgttttAGGACTGCCTAGGACTAAGAGGGGGAGGGATTCAGTTTTTGTTGTG TTTGCTTACAATCGGGCAGTTCACTCTACAACAAACATGTACCCGTTTGAGGTGGTATATGGATTCAAACCACTTGCACCAATTGACTTGCTGCCCCTTCCATTGCAAGAGAGATGTAACATGCAGGCTTCCAAGCGTGCTGCATATGTGAAGAAGATTCATGAGAAGACCAGAGAAGAGATAGAAAGGAAGTCCAAGTACTATGCTGCTAAGGCAAACAAAAATCGCAAGAAGGTAACTTTTGAGCCCGAAGATCTGGTTTGGATACATTTGCGCAAAGATCGGTTCCCAGAGAAGCGGAAATCCAAGCTAATTCCCCATGGAGATGGACCATTCAAAGTCTTGGCCAAGATCAATGACAATGCTTACAAAATCGAGCTTCCTGAAGACTATGCT GTACAATGTCGAGGACAACCAACAACATTCGGCACATGA